The sequence ACTTTACGATCCCCATTGAGCTCCATTACTTGTTAGCTACTCCAACTTCCCCTTCAAGTGGGTCCTTTTTGAATTCATAGCCTTCATTGTCCTCTGTGGCTAACCCATTTGCTCAGGTTGGGCTTACACTCCAGAAGGTCAATATTTCAGAAAGATGCAACCAaaacaatttaattttttttttttactacttcAGTGATATCAATCCAAAATGACATCCCCATGGGGATGGTCTACAGGGTTCATAACTACTCCTCTTACCATAGGACGCTTGCCTAGCTAACATTTAGATCCGGCTCTACCCAAACTATTCATATGGTTCCTAAGATAATGGAAACCATAAAAATTCATTTAAGCGTAATAACCGCGCCAAGTGCTATTTTTACCCAAGGGTTTGCCACTTCGGGTATTTTAACTGAATTACAGCAATCCACAATATTGGTTCCTGCTCTAAAATCCCAGTGGTTAATGATGCACgtagaaatagaaatcataccaaaccaGCACTAAGTACATTTGAACAATTACATCtgattatcttttccttttcctttattaatttatttattttatatatatttggggTGGGGTTGTGATTTCAtcctttgtttgtttgttgtAGTGATTGAGGCTACTCTTACTTGGATATTGGATTCTTACATTTCATTTATGTCATCTTGTTAGTCCTCTATTTCTTAATGGATGCAATTGGATTATGTGGATTTAGAGAGAGTTTCAAAGCAAGTTCATTGATATCATCATTTTGTGTAACCATGTACTGCTTCAATTGATTGattgaatggtggaattgaGTTTTTCCTGGTTGGATATTGGATATGTTTTTGATTCCATCTTTTGGTGTTTTTTGTCATCTTTACTTTGAACTAATGTTCATTTTATCTTATCCAGAAGATTGTAGGGGCTGATAACCATTTTTTCCCCGAAGATATGGGCAATGAAGAGGCCCCAAAAATTACCAAAAGAACAACCAGATCATCCTCTTCCACAGTTCATTCAAATAGTACCACTGAAACCAGAAAAACAAATGATCCCCACCCTCTATCAACGAGCGATTATCCAGTAATTGGTGAAGAGCCCACAAACTTGGATGCTTTACTCTCTTGTTTTCCTGGTAGACGACTTCAGATTCAAGAGCTCCTGCACTTGATTGGTCCCTTGAATTGTCCCAtgcttcctctctttctttatgGTGGTGCTTCTACTGGGAAAACGAGTATCATAGTTCAAATTTTTAGACATCTCAAACGCCCATTTGTGTATTCAAGCTGTCGTACTTGCTACAGTCCACGTATCCTATTTGAATCTACACTAAATCAGTTGTTGCTTCATAGGAGGAATATGGAAAATAGTTATTCTAGTGCAAAGCGCTGTGAAAGACCTGCTGATTTTGTTAATTTTCTCCGTGAAGCCTTGACAGATTTTATAAATAATCTCAAGGGTTATGTGAGAAAATCATGTCCAAAGGAGCCGGTAGACCAAGGAGGTGGAAGGATGGTTTACTTGATATTTGATAATGTGGAGCTTATTCAGGAGTGGGACAAGAATTCTGGTATAATTTCCTTACTGTTCAAGCTCCATGATATCCTGAAGATGCCTGATGTGGGTCTGATCTTCATCAGCAATACATCACCAGACACCTATTATTCAAATACTGGCTACGTGGAGCCTATTCCTGTTCATTTTCCAGATTATAATGAGGGTGATCTTTCTGAGATCTTTATGAGAAACCAGAAGAATCCAAagctttattcttcttttcttgagtaAGGAAGATTTGTTTCCCTTTTGCTGCATCATTGAGtttcttttatttgatttaatttaaATAGTGCATCTGTTTATGTTTTGTGTGAAGCAGTGTGGTCCTAAGATCTTTCTGTAGAATTACAAAACGGGTTGATGAGTTATCTACTGCTTTTCAACCATTGTTTGAGAAATATTGTGAACCAATAAGTGATGCGGGGATTGTtccaaatgaagaaatgaagagaagGCTATTCAGTCACCTTCGACCACACATAGCTTCTGCTCTGAATGAGGATTTTAAGGTCTCTTCTGTGCCTTCTTTTAGTGTTGAAGCCAACAAGAATAAATCCCAACGAAAAGGCAGTATCATGAAATTTGGAACCGGGGAATATTCTGATGAGTTAGATCTCCATCTGTCTATCTCAGCCAAGTATCTGCTTATTTCTGCTTTtcttgcttcaagaaacccggCCACCCTTGATGCATCCCTATTTGATTCAACAGGGGGTTCAGATGGTAGAAAGCGCAGGAGAAAGTAAGTATGCATCATGTCATTGAATGTGGTTTACAGGTGATATGTAATCAAGCATTACATGGTTGGGAGACTGGCTTGACCCAAAACCTTTTGGGTAGCAAGGTTCCTAGATGGGCAGTCTGGGAAGGAATCGATGGATGGGCACCCCCTATTTCTGCTGCATGGAGGGATGATGTGGGAATTCTGTCAGATATTTGGGTTATGGCCAATGCGGCAGAGCAAAGGGTGCCTGTTGATAGATTCCTTCCCAGATCGCTCCTcttaagaaacattttttttcccctccttttgGGGTACAGGAATGATGGCAATGTCTTAATATCTTGGTATATTATTATGGGGAAACCGATCCCATAACTATGAGCCTATGACCACATGTTGAAATGGGTTTTATTGGGATTCAAAGGACCTCAATAATCAGTGACACAATTGCCTCTAGTTTCTGGTGATTGTTTGTAAGCGAGGCTGTTCCTCGTAAGAGTCCTTGGGAGGTCATCTGAAGAATATCTCATTGCAAAATTTGACTTTTTCTTGATAGGAGCTCTGTAACTGCAATGGAGCATAAGGAAACTGCAGAGAAAGAGTTGCTCATGAAAGGACCAGGATCTTTCCCATTGGAAAGGCTGCTAGCAATATTTCAGTGTCTCATATCAGTGGCAGAAGGTCCACTCGAGGAAGAGCAGCAAGATGCTGGTCAGATGGAGTCGGATGATGGTGAGATGGGGCTCATGTCTGATGTTCTATTGCATCTCTCCACACTGTGTAATGCTAATTTTGTCACCAAAGGAGGAACCTGCCCATTAGAAGGATCCACTAGGTACCGATGTAATGTGGCTGAAGAAATGGCTTTAAAGGTATCTTGACATACTCTTACATTTGAAGTTTATGGATCTGTTTTTAGTTGATTGAAATACTTAAGTTCCTTATTATATCCTCTTCAGAAAAGccatttttattctctttttaagtgttttttgtttgaaaatctTGATAGGTTGCAAGGAGCTTGAAGTTCCCTCTATCCAAGTATTTATATAGAAGATGACCTGTGAAGCGGGTATACATGCACTTCTGATGTGATTTCTTGTTTCCAGACCTACTCTTGGGGATCTATAATGAAGACTCCATGCTTTATCAATCATTGCTTATGGAAATGAATATGTCCACCACTCTTGATGGTGCAATGAAACATGAACtcatagatttttatttatttttgataaagaAACTCATAGATTTCATATGGGTTAATATAGGTATTAAGGATGGTTGGAAAAAGGTTTTGATTCGACAATTATTTTATAAAAGATTTCACTTTTGGCCTTTTGGAGGCTCGTTGCTCCAATAGTTTTCGACCAaattggtttctatttttcttctcattttaaaATAGTCGGAATTACGAAatcatatttttaattaaaatgtgGTGTGGTCCAAGGAAATTAATGGATTCTAGATCTAGAGTCTAGACTAGGGTCCAGATAAAATCAGGCCTACGCCCAATAAACAAGTACCCGAACCTTattatccaacaaaaaaaaaaaaaaaaaaaacaaaaacaaaaaaccaaaaacaaaagacaCGAACCAAAGACGTTCAAAAACGTTTTTAGAACGTTTggtaatgttaaaaaaaaaacgtttctagagtttttctGTTccatgagaacaaaaaaatggaataaaacgtTTAGTGCATTTATGAGgtatttcgtttttttttttctgaacaaaagggggaaaaaaaagacagTTGACGAACAGAAAAGATAGTCTTCATTCAATTTCGTgcctcccccaaccccccccacaaaaaaaaaaaaaaaaaaagggtattttgacacagaaattgaaattttcgtcTTTGACACAAGACattatttttaaaacaaaaacgtTACCAAATGTAGTCTAGAGTGTAAATCTATGTAGCATTTCAAATTTTGTGTGGGGGAGTGTGATCCTTGTGCTTAGACACATGGGAGGAGAAGTAGTTGGCTTGTCCCTGATAATGGAAAATGACATCTTTGTGGATACTTCTTTGTGTGTTTTCATTGGCTCTCTTACATGCACTTCCTCATGTGTTCCCATTGGTCTTCATGCTTGTGGAAGAACCACACTcctattgggaaaaaaaaaaaaaaaaagaggtgaccAATAACCAAGGGTTCCACTATGCAaccaaaaggacaaaaaaaaaaaatatatatagatatatatatactcaTCCAGGCCAATGGAAGCTCGCAATTTGGATAGATGATCTTCCATTTGATTAGGTTCCCTTTAAGTGTGCTTGAGAACAACGCGGCCTTGGTCCCTTTGATACAATCAATAGCACTCTTTGTGTCTcaaaagtattttcaaagacaccaaagaattgaaagaaaagattCTAAACACTCCAAGTAGAGGACCGTGGAGGAGAAGCCCTCGCGAGGTAATGTCCTCCAAGAGTGTGGCTCCCCTTCATTCTTTTTCATGTTTATCatcctttattcttctttttcatacCAGTCTTCTTCGTTTAAGTTAATTTATTTTGCCTCATCTTTCTTCATGATTACGACCATCCTTTCTCTTCATAACATAAGAAGTTCTAATCGTTCTAATCGTTATCTTTAATGTAGTTCTTTATTCTTGCCTAGTGTAGAAGGATTAGTAGTGGATTTTTATTAATCTTATCTTATGTAAAAAGATTAGTAAGTGGATTGTTATTAATCTTATCTCATGTAGAATGATTAATGGATTTTTATTCTTAACTTATGTAGAAGGATTAGTGGATTTTTATTCTTAACTTGTGTAGAAGGATTAGTGGATTCTCTTCATCCTTACAGCCCTCACCAGTCCTCTATGTATTTTCAGGTTGGTAAAGGGAAAGACACACTACATCCATCCATCAACATTCTGATGGAAAACTTCAGCCATTCTTTGGAGTGATCGATGGTGCCGTTGCAGTCTATTTACTTTCAGGTTCAGCATTTGAGTTATTTATTTAGAAAAATCTAGAGTCTTGTTCATCATCACAATCTCAAGTTTcgttttcccttttattttcttctgttttatGGATTACTACCAGATTTTGttaggaaggagagaaaatcagatACTTACCAGGCTAGATACATTGCGTGACTATATATCTTTGATCTtattacaacaacaataactcgtccttatcccaactaaatgagatctgctacatggatccgatcgaaggcagaaaaaaaaattttcacctAATTGgatctattcgaggtcatacttaaGACATAAGActtaaactatgcatgtcttttcttagTACTCTTATGTTCATTAGGAGAAGTAGTATTACGCAAATTCAACTTTCAAGATCTTTGACTTCAATGGGTTGGAGCACAAGGTTGCGTTTGGCACCAATCTTTCATAGATGAAAAGCACTTAATTTTTACTCTTTTACTTTCTTGAAAAAATGTTTCTTGTAAGTGGTTTTTATTGTCTATCAATAGTTAGTTATTTAGTAAATATTGAAAAGGAGGGTTACATTTAAGGGTGTTATATTTTTCGATTCGGTTTAGTGCTAGATTTTTTAAgtaaaactaaaaccaaaccatttaataaacgtttcaacagttttgattttaaaaagattttatttagttttttaatttcttttattcaaaCGATTTCattctcttatatatatatatatatatattgtaattgATGTAAATGTAAcgttgaattgaattgtttattgttatatgattttattttaataattgtAACATGCAAGGTTATAGCTAGTTGtttatatgtttttatttttattcaaacgGTTCTATTTGTTCATTCTGACCCTAATTGCTTATTATAACACTTGAATAACTTAACTTACTATATATTAATTGGTTTACTATCGGTTTAATCTTCTTGGTTTGGTTTAATCTATTTAACTAAAGGGActaaattttgaattaaaatcaaaccatttatcaAACAGTTTTACGATTTTGATGTAAACGGATTAGATTTTGACTTAATTTTGGCACCCTTAGTTACATTTAGAGGGgcccatggttttaaaaaattgaaaatccaaTTGATGAATGGACTGATTCGGATCACAATAGCCTTACCATCCCTATTTGTGTATGTGTGTTGCTTAGgcatttaccttttttttccatttttcctgtGGCAGAGCTATCAACAATGCCTACTTCAAATATGATTGTTCCTGAAGGTCTTACAAAAGATAAATATGGAGACTGGAAGATTTATATGAAGAGCTATTTGTTAGGTCAAGGGCTTTGGGACATTGTGGAGGGAATCGAAAGTAAACCTGAACCTACCCCACCTGAGTTCAAGacctagagagagaaaatggaaaggCTCTATACGCCATTATAATTTCATGTGAAGAGGAAATGTTATCTTTCATTCGGGAGGTCGTCTCAGCCAAAGATGCTTGGGATCAGTTGGCCTTTATGTTCCAAGGAACTAATATCCCAATTGAAGAAGGTATATAGCCTAGctttcaaaatttatattattgTTAGTGCAAGATTCCGCCTTTTGCTAAAATCTGCACAACATATATTAGAAACTGGCCAGGAGGGAACTCCGGGAAGGAGGTTTCAATGCTTAAGTCAGATCTCGAACCGGAGTAACAATTTTTTTCTCAGTACTTAGTTTGATTAGAGTTTTACCTCACCAATTTGCTTTGGCTCCTTTATATAGCGatttccatggttttaagtatctccgataccgatacgataccttccgatatgtatcttaaatttagtcggtcgatacgatacacaccgatacgatacattgaattttttaaatcatttcgtatcgatatatatcctacaatacataccgatatgcatcaatacactactaatacacatcgatacgatatgacatgcctcgatacgactctatgaaaaatataaaattgaggtaaaatgtacgtttcggtatgtatcgatcggtacgtatcggtatatatcagcatgtattggtgagtatcgatatatatatcggtacgtatcggtgagtatcgatacgtatcggcgctacggtcatataatggccaatatgggtaatttttcagaaaaaaaaactattttttgaagggtttttgttccaaagttgctgtcagccatatttctctctaactaaagtggaaatcaaggttgggaacaaggattttacatttatgggacaactacagaccttgagttcttagtacgataccctcaatttagtgtttatgcataatacatattatcaataactttttttaacaaattctttatgcaaaagtgtttaaaaaaatgtttcctatccatttatgtgtgtatctttagcgtatcttattgtatctccgatacgatacgataccctccgatacgtatcttaattttggctgaccgatacggcgaccgataccgatactttaatccttggcgaTTTCCTTCCTCCTTCTGATTGGCTGAGATGTCTTCTTGGAGGTTGACGTGGACTCTTTGCTCATTGGTAGGTTTACCTCCACTTGCTGCTGAGTTGGCCAATCTTGTAACGGTTAACTTGACCATGGTTTATCCTGACCAAATCCTAGTTAAAAACCGTCTAACTCTCGTATGGTTAAGTTAGGGGGTGTGGTTAGGATAGGGGCAACCTTGCCAACGTCGTCACACCTATGCTGACCTGGATTCCTTCATCATATGAAGCGAGATGCGGTTGTACCGAACACAGTAGGTGTTAGTCTGTGTTGAGGTCAGGTCTCATATTATCGATCACCATGGTCAAATCTATCCGTGCTGATCATAGAGCTTGGTTCAATATTAGTTGACCAATCAATGGATTTCCAACAATTATGGTAAATCAATCATCTTTCCTAACATtttgagcttttaggtgaaacggtaACATAAACTTGATGTCAGAACAGAGAGGTTGAATGTATTGATATACAAATTTACATTGCTCTTTCTTGACAGTGAACTTTTAGGTGAAACAATAGTGAACATATGCTTCATTTGGCAGCAGTGACAGCGGCCGACGCAATGCGTGGTACAAGGAACTGGGCCTTATTTCAGGCAGTGTTTTGGGGAGAATGTTGGGAAAGAATCAAAAGTCTCCTGGATGAGCATCGTGAGGACTCCTTCACTGCAATTATTGCACCAGGCCGGGGAACGGTTCTTCATGTTGCAGTTGGAGCTGGGCACTTGCACCTGGTAGAAAAGTTAGAGGAGTTGATGAGGAACCCACCAGATGCCTTAACTACAACTACAAGGGCATGTCCTGATACTCCCCTTAACATTGCCGCACGTTGTGGATTCACAGAGATTGCAGAGTTTCTTGTGAAGAGGAGTATCTATTCCTTGAAAATCCCAGACAATGATGGCCTTGTACCAGTTGCTACAGCTAGCCGCTTTGGACACCAAGACACTGCACGTTACCTTTACCAGGTCACCACCAAGGAAACATTGATTGAGGGAGACCGCAAGAGTGGTTCTACACTTCTTATTGGTACAATTTTTCATGATATGTATGGTAAATCCCCAACTCATAAGTATActaatttaatatattatattatactaAAGAGTAATCCAGTGCACAGGGTTTCTATTAAAATTCAGAtctatgaccaacatgttgcatgCGATATCGCTATAGATCTGCTTAGCCACTGCCCACAGCTGGCCATTGCTTTTGATTTCACTGGTGGGACGAGTATTCGACCATTGGCAACAATCCCAAATGCATTTCCAAGTAAAGAAGTATGCAGTATATGGCAACAGTGGATCTACACATGTTAAGTaccctttcttcttttattcccatataaaaataaacaccCTTTTAGAAAAAGAGTACTGAATCTTTTTTCAAACAATCCAAATATTGAATATAGCCAACTTGTCTTAAATGTCATGTCATGGGCTGTGAAGCTTTTACATTGAAAATTACAAAGGTAATATCAGCAATATACCAAAAACTAAGATGTgcactaattaattaataaagagGTAAATAAAATATGTCCACTTGTCCTTGATATGTAAAAAGAGATCGAATCAAGCTTACATACGAGAACAATCTTGTTCATCccttatcttctctctcttcatttaatagattcaaAATCCAATAACCAGAGATGTACGAGATTGTTCTTGTGCGTGAACTTGATTCTTGATTCATGTAAAAATACCTCACTTTGGTGCCCATGTGAAGAACTTCCTTCCCCCACCTATAAACATTTAACTCAATATATCCGAATGCACTGCACAAGTTTCTTTtcttactgattttttttttctttaagaagACATTCAGGTTTAACTAGTCTTAGTTCACATCAGCTATTTATTGAAACATAAAGAGTTGATGACATCCATGTTTCACTCACAGGTGCCCCCATTtacaatgaaaaaaatataccGAGTCTTGACATGGGTGACGCAAAAAGGGATCACTTTACCATTGAAGGTCTCTCtcttatcattttattattattattattattattattattattattattattattattattattattattattattattattattattattattattattattattattattataggcTATTAATTTGAAATAGTATAATTAGAAGTAGCATGATCTCATTGTttctaagtattttttttttactcctcttgtatgattttttttagtggtaaaagttttaaaaataatGGTTTTCAATATGTTCATATGGCCTTAGCTACCATTTGGGTTTTATCATAGCCAGAAGGAGGGATGCCGATCGTGTAGATTTATTTTGTTAGATTTTTAAAACTTCTGTTATGAGTTAATATCAGGTGACAAGAGGTAGACCCAATTCATAATATAATCTAGCATTTAATCATATTACTAATCTATTTGAAAGTTTATATTTTATGTTGCAGCTAGCCACTGGTTGTATGGAGTTTGGAGTGCACTCAAACTATTAGGTAAGAGATCTGCTGTTGCCTCCCACATAAAAAGAGATTCCTGTACCCataattttgttttcagaaacttTTTGAATCTTTAAAGGTCCTGAGTTCCTAGAAATTTTCTTAGTTTcattttgtcaatttgatatttAGATAATTTTGGAATTACCTAAATAAAAAACATGACATATTAAATTCATAATATGCTTTTGTCAGAAAGCATTTGGCATTTCAGAACATAATtaactcttatttatttatttatttttttaaatcctctaatttgatttttgaaagaTTTTATGGAGACTTAGTTCttgaacttttttatttttatactcaGATTATAATTtagttgtgataccctactttttaaaccctgtctaattacacggttgacccggtttaaccatacaggacccgaatCAGAGAAggttaaagcgggttccttatagaccatgatggcaagggtgactttgaacacaggttggccagacaagtccgagtcagtgccagaggagacgggtgtacctaagccgtgcacatgcacgtgtcataaggccatgtacggataatgttgatatgtagccatatcctaaagcgcatacgtataatataccttgtgccgaaggtgagatacatgccgagagtcgaattccatcaaaatcccacttgt is a genomic window of Macadamia integrifolia cultivar HAES 741 chromosome 13, SCU_Mint_v3, whole genome shotgun sequence containing:
- the LOC122059505 gene encoding origin of replication complex subunit 5 isoform X1, with the translated sequence MGNEEAPKITKRTTRSSSSTVHSNSTTETRKTNDPHPLSTSDYPVIGEEPTNLDALLSCFPGRRLQIQELLHLIGPLNCPMLPLFLYGGASTGKTSIIVQIFRHLKRPFVYSSCRTCYSPRILFESTLNQLLLHRRNMENSYSSAKRCERPADFVNFLREALTDFINNLKGYVRKSCPKEPVDQGGGRMVYLIFDNVELIQEWDKNSGIISLLFKLHDILKMPDVGLIFISNTSPDTYYSNTGYVEPIPVHFPDYNEGDLSEIFMRNQKNPKLYSSFLDSVVLRSFCRITKRVDELSTAFQPLFEKYCEPISDAGIVPNEEMKRRLFSHLRPHIASALNEDFKVSSVPSFSVEANKNKSQRKGSIMKFGTGEYSDELDLHLSISAKYLLISAFLASRNPATLDASLFDSTGGSDGRKRRRKSSVTAMEHKETAEKELLMKGPGSFPLERLLAIFQCLISVAEGPLEEEQQDAGQMESDDGEMGLMSDVLLHLSTLCNANFVTKGGTCPLEGSTRYRCNVAEEMALKVARSLKFPLSKYLYRR
- the LOC122059505 gene encoding origin of replication complex subunit 5 isoform X2, with translation MGNEEAPKITKRTTRSSSSTVHSNSTTETRKTNDPHPLSTSDYPVIGEEPTNLDALLSCFPGRRLQIQELLHLIGPLNCPMLPLFLYGGASTGKTSIIVQIFRHLKRPFVYSSCRTCYSPRILFESTLNQLLLHRRNMENSYSSAKRCERPADFVNFLREALTDFINNLKGYVRKSCPKEPVDQGGGRMVYLIFDNVELIQEWDKNSGIISLLFKLHDILKMPDVGLIFISNTSPDTYYSNTGYVEPIPVHFPDYNEGDLSEIFMRNQKNPKLYSSFLDVVLRSFCRITKRVDELSTAFQPLFEKYCEPISDAGIVPNEEMKRRLFSHLRPHIASALNEDFKVSSVPSFSVEANKNKSQRKGSIMKFGTGEYSDELDLHLSISAKYLLISAFLASRNPATLDASLFDSTGGSDGRKRRRKSSVTAMEHKETAEKELLMKGPGSFPLERLLAIFQCLISVAEGPLEEEQQDAGQMESDDGEMGLMSDVLLHLSTLCNANFVTKGGTCPLEGSTRYRCNVAEEMALKVARSLKFPLSKYLYRR